One window of Lacerta agilis isolate rLacAgi1 chromosome 14, rLacAgi1.pri, whole genome shotgun sequence genomic DNA carries:
- the HIGD1B gene encoding HIG1 domain family member 1B, whose protein sequence is MSSDKDTWIPEHETTVSAKLLQKARKSPLVPAGMMGFVVVAAYGLYRLKARGSMKMSVHLIHTRVAAQACVVGAITLGAVYSMYKDHFPKQK, encoded by the exons ATGTCATCTGACAAAGACACCTGGATTCCAGAGCATGAAACCACGGTTAGCGCCAAACTCCTTCAAAAGGCACGGAAGAGCCCTTTGGTGCCAGCTG GCATGATGGGGTTTGTGGTTGTGGCAGCCTACGGACTTTACCGGCTGAAGGCAAGGGGGAGTATGAAGATGTCTGTCCACCTGATTCACACTCGGGTAGCCGCCCAGGCCTGTGTGGTTGGAGCCATAACACTTG GCGCTGTCTACAGCATGTACAAAGACCACTTCCCCAAACAAAAATAG